One genomic region from Chelonia mydas isolate rCheMyd1 chromosome 25, rCheMyd1.pri.v2, whole genome shotgun sequence encodes:
- the SLC39A3 gene encoding zinc transporter ZIP3 gives MNIKAVKVLCLLGVFFLMLLGSLLPVKIIEADYEKAHRSRKVIALCNSFGGGVFLATCFNALLPAVREKLQEVLKLGKVTADYPLAETIMLVGFFMTVFVEQLILTFRKEKPSFIDLETFNAGSDVGSDSEYESPFIASSRGRTLYHERGHHSHSHGLNVQELSQSSPLRLFSLVFALSAHSIFEGLALGLQEEGNKVMSLFLGVAIHETLVAVALGISMAKISLTLKDAAKLALTVSLMIPLGIGIGMGIESAQNLASSVASVLLQGIAAGTFLFVTFFEILAKELEDKNDRLLKVLFLVLGYTTLALLVFFKW, from the exons ATGAATATCAAAGCAGTCAAAGTTCTGTGTCTTCTGGGGGTCTTTTTCCTCATGCTGCTCGGGTCCCTCCTGCCTGTCAAGATAATAGAAGCAGATTATGAGAAAGCTCATCGCTCCAGAAAGGTCATTGCCCTCTGCAATTCCTTCGGAGGAGGGGTCTTCCTGGCCACCTGCTTCAACGCCTTGCTCCCCGCCGTACGAGAAAAG CTTCAAGAAGTTCTCAAGCTTGGGAAGGTGACCGCAGACTACCCCCTGGCCGAGACCATCATGCTGGTGGGCTTCTTTATGACTGTCTTTGTGGAGCAGCTCATCCTGACCTTTCGGAAGGAGAAGCCTTCCTTCATCGACCTGGAGACCTTCAATGCCGGCTCAGATGTCGGGAGTGACTCAGAATATGAGAGCCCCTTCATAGCATCTTCCAGAGGGCGCACGCTTTACCATGAGCGTGGCCACCACTCACACAGCCATGGCTTGAACGTCCAGGAGCTTTCCCAATCCAGCCCCTTGCGGCTCTTCAGCCTGGTGTTTGCCTTGTCTGCCCACTCCATCTTTGAGGGCCTGGCCCTGGGCCTACAGGAGGAAGGAAACAAAGTCATGAGTCTGTTCCTGGGCGTGGCCATCCATGAGACACTGGTGGCTGTGGCGCTGGGCATCAGCATGGCCAAGATCTCATTAACACTGAAGGACGCTGCCAAGCTAGCACTTACGGTGAGTTTGATGATTCCTTTGGGTATTGGGATCGGCATGGGCATTGAGAGCGCCCAGAACTTGGCCAGCAGTGTGGCTTCTGTGCTCTTACAGGGCATTGCTGCTGGAACTTTCTTGTTTGTCACCTTCTTTGAGATCCTGGCAAAGGAACTGGAAGATAAGAATGATCGCTTGCTGAAGGTCCTCTTCCTGGTCTTGGGCTACACGACCTTGGCTTTGCTCGTCTTTTTCAAGTGGTGA